One Glycine max cultivar Williams 82 chromosome 3, Glycine_max_v4.0, whole genome shotgun sequence DNA window includes the following coding sequences:
- the LOC113001206 gene encoding zinc finger BED domain-containing protein RICESLEEPER 2 → MWKSNHQVVEYIVITGHFIDAGWNLQKRVLSFMKVPAPRCGIDVADAILQDGLSTIKDIIFNIRESVKYINHNDARLKAFCDVVEQKRLKERKLVIDCPTRWNSTFNMLSNALKFKIAFASYKEREPYYNYAPSLEEWNQVVKVCKLLEVFNLATHVISDSEYLTANLYLAEVWKVKQILDKEIEDEDLFMRKMVGPMKKKFDKYWGECNMLMAIISVLDPRGKFHMVSICFPLTYSKEVIDENIKKVKSSFEELYDEYVGLCLEESTSSVVNLDDNISSSSQFNTSVVTGFDEIMSMLHEKEVVSPIKSELKDYLDEGIYVPNTNSFSALDWWRNNNMKYRILSKMAVDILAIPISTVASESTFIAGGRVIDEFRSKLNEESVEALIYGGDWFRHKYNVKKKSKANITYYNFYK, encoded by the exons ATGTGGAAATCCAACCATCAAGTAGTTGAATATATTGTTATTACTGGACATTTCATTGACGCGGGATGGAATCTTCAAAAAAGAGTTTTAAGTTTTATGAAAGTGCCTGCTCCAAGGTGTGGTATTGATGTTGCTGATGCTATTT TGCAAGATGGCCTTAGTACAATTAAGGATATCATTTTCAATATTCGTGAAAGTGTCAAATATATTAACCACAACGATGCAAGACTAAAGGCATTTTGTGATGTTGTTGAGCAAAAACGCTTGAAAGAAAGGAAACTTGTTATTGATTGTCCAACAAGATGGAATTCAACCTTTAATATGCTGTCAAATGCTTTGAAATTTAAGATTGCATTTGCTTCTTACAAAGAAAGAGAGCCTTACTATAATTATGCACCTTCACTTGAGGAGTGGAATCAAGTTGTGAAAGTTTGTAAACTGCTAGAAGTTTTTAATCTTGCTACTCATGTCATCTCAG ATAGTGAGTATCTGACTGCAAATTTGTATTTGGCAGAAGTTTGGAAGGTTAAACAAATACTTGATAAGGAgattgaagatgaagatctCTTCATGAGGAAAATGGTAGGTCCAATGAAGAAAAAGTTTGACAAATATTGGGGGGAATGTAATATGTTGATGGCTATCATAAGTGTTTTGGATCCTAGGGGCAAATTTCATATGGTGAGTATATGTTTTCCCTTGACATATTCTAAAGAAGTTATTGATGAGAATATAAAGAAGGTGAAAAGTTCATTTGAAGAATTGTATGATGAGTATGTAGGTCTATGTTTAGAAGAGTCTACGTCTAGTGTTGTTAATTTGGATGATAATATTTCATCATCCTCCCAATTCAATACTTCAGTTGTCACTGGTTTTGATGAAATTATGAGCATGCTACATGAAAAGGAAGTTGTTTCTCCTATAAAATCAGAATTGAAAGATTATCTTGATGAAGGTATTTATGTTCCTAACACTAATTCCTTTAGTGCTTTGGACTGGTGGAGGAACAATAACATGAAATATAGGATATTGTCTAAGATGGCTGTTGATATACTAGCTATTCCAATTTCAACTGTGGCATCGGAGTCCACATTTATTGCTGGAGGTAGAGTAATTGATGAATTTCGCTctaaattaaatgaagaatcTGTTGAAGCTCTAATTTATGGTGGAGATTGGTTTCGTCATAAATATAATGTGAAGAAAAAATCAAAGGCTAATattacttattataatttttataagtaa